In Antechinus flavipes isolate AdamAnt ecotype Samford, QLD, Australia chromosome 3, AdamAnt_v2, whole genome shotgun sequence, a genomic segment contains:
- the TMEM234 gene encoding transmembrane protein 234 isoform X2, producing the protein MTRVASVGSGPFPPSPQHHAAPSGGQVCALVLVAVLWGGSNPLLKRATGNMVPVQEGNRLRQLLQEMKYLFFNYQYLVPLCLNQCGSLIYYLTLASTDLSLAVPISNSLALVVTLVVGKFLGEDIGGNVSKATPGEKSLARLLGVQAG; encoded by the exons ATGACTCGGGTAGCCAGTGTCGGAAGCGGGCCCTTCCCGCCCTCTCCACAGCATCACGCTGCCCCTAGCGGAG GGCAGGTGTGTGCCCTTGTGCTGGTGGCGGTGTTATGGGGCGGCTCCAACCctctgttgaagagagccacgggGAACATGGTGCCGGTGCAAGAGGGGAACCGGCTTAGGCAGCTGCTGCAGGAGATGAAGTACTTATTTTTCAACTACCAG TATCTGGTGCCCCTTTGCCTCAACCAGTGTGGCTCCCTGATCTATTACCTTACCCTGGCATCAACAG ATCTGTCCCTGGCTGTGCCCATCAGTAACTCCCTGGCTCTTGTTGTCACCTTGGTTGTCGGGAAGTTCCTTGGGGAAGACATTGGTGGAAATGTAAGTAAGGCCACTCCTGGGGAGAAATCACTTGCCAGGCTCTTAGGTGTCCAAGCTGGGTGA
- the TMEM234 gene encoding transmembrane protein 234 isoform X1 — protein sequence MTRVASVGSGPFPPSPQHHAAPSGGQVCALVLVAVLWGGSNPLLKRATGNMVPVQEGNRLRQLLQEMKYLFFNYQYLVPLCLNQCGSLIYYLTLASTGMCVSVLRADHLGGIWVINIKAGFQDTFQSGSFSSLMSLSSPPSLAAIAMLHGGTGLPTLAILATHLHYEYEKSVLN from the exons ATGACTCGGGTAGCCAGTGTCGGAAGCGGGCCCTTCCCGCCCTCTCCACAGCATCACGCTGCCCCTAGCGGAG GGCAGGTGTGTGCCCTTGTGCTGGTGGCGGTGTTATGGGGCGGCTCCAACCctctgttgaagagagccacgggGAACATGGTGCCGGTGCAAGAGGGGAACCGGCTTAGGCAGCTGCTGCAGGAGATGAAGTACTTATTTTTCAACTACCAG TATCTGGTGCCCCTTTGCCTCAACCAGTGTGGCTCCCTGATCTATTACCTTACCCTGGCATCAACAGGTATGTGTGTCTCAGTTTTGAGGGCTGATCATCTGGGTGGGATATGGGTAATAAATATCAAAGCAGGGTTCCAAGATACCTTCCAGAGTGGTTCATTTAGCAGTTTAATGTCTCTTTCTTCACCTCCCTCCTTAGCAGCTATAGCTATGCTACACGGTGGGACTGGGCTTCCTACCCTAGCAATCTTGGCAACTCATCTGCATTATGAGTATGAGAAATCAGTCTTGAACTAG
- the TMEM234 gene encoding transmembrane protein 234 isoform X3, protein MTRVASVGSGPFPPSPQHHAAPSGGQVCALVLVAVLWGGSNPLLKRATGNMVPVQEGNRLRQLLQEMKYLFFNYQYLVPLCLNQCGSLIYYLTLASTV, encoded by the exons ATGACTCGGGTAGCCAGTGTCGGAAGCGGGCCCTTCCCGCCCTCTCCACAGCATCACGCTGCCCCTAGCGGAG GGCAGGTGTGTGCCCTTGTGCTGGTGGCGGTGTTATGGGGCGGCTCCAACCctctgttgaagagagccacgggGAACATGGTGCCGGTGCAAGAGGGGAACCGGCTTAGGCAGCTGCTGCAGGAGATGAAGTACTTATTTTTCAACTACCAG TATCTGGTGCCCCTTTGCCTCAACCAGTGTGGCTCCCTGATCTATTACCTTACCCTGGCATCAACAG TCTGA
- the EIF3I gene encoding eukaryotic translation initiation factor 3 subunit I — protein MTTPEKEDFHFRCRPGFMTRKLSLALFRYVAHIASRICGAGVILGAAEMKPILLQGHERSITQIKYNREGDLLFTVAKDPIVNVWYSVNGERLGTYTGHTGAVWCVDADWDTKHVLTGSADNSCRLWDCETGKQLALLKTNSAVRTCGFDFGGNIIMFSTDKQMGYQCFVSFFDLRDPSQIDSNEPYMKIPCNADAKITSAVWGPLGECIIAGHENGELNQYSAKSGEVMVNVKEHSRQINDIQTSRDMTMFVTASKDNTAKLFDSTTLEHQKTFRTERPVNSAALSPIYDHVVLGGGQEAMDVTTTSTRIGKFEARFFHIAFEEEFGRVKGHFGPINSVAFHPDGKSYSSGGEDGYVRIHYFDPQYFEFEFEA, from the exons ATGACAACGCCGGAAAAGGAAGACTTCCACTTCCGGTGCCGGCCCGGCTTCATGACCCGGAAGCTCAGCTTAGCCCTCTTCCGGTACGTAGCTCACATTGCCTCGCGGATCTGTGGCGCCGGTGTGATCCTCGGAGCTGCCGAGATG AAGCCGATCCTGCTCCAGGGCCACGAGCGATCCATCACGCAGATCAAGTATAACCGCGAGGGAGACCTGCTCTTCACCGTGGCCAAGGACCCC ATTGTCAATGTATGGTACTCAGTGAATGGAGAGAGATTGGGCACCTACACTGGGCACACTGGAGCTGTGTGGTGTGTGGATGCTGATT GGGACACCAAACATGTCCTTACTGGCTCTGCCGACAACAGCTGCCGCCTCTGGGATTGTGAGACAG GGAAGCAACTGGCTCTGCTGAAGACCAACTCAGCTGTCCGTACATGTGGATTTGACTTTGGAGGCAACATTATCATGTTCTCCACAGACAAGCAGATGGGATACCAGTGCTTTGTCAGTTTCTTTGATCTGCGGGACCCCAGCCAGATCG ATAGCAACGAACCTTATATGAAGATCCCATGTAATGCTGATGCTAAGATCACAAGTGCCGTGTGGGGACCCTTAGGGGAGTGTATCATTGCTGGCCATGAAAATGGGGAACTCAACCAGTACAGTGCTAAG TCTGGAGAAGTGATGGTGAATGTCAAGGAGCATTCGAGGCAGATTAATGATATTCAGACATCCCGAGACATGACAATGTTCGTCACTGCCTCTAAGGACAATACAGCCAAG CTCTTTGACTCCACGACCCTTGAGCATCAAAAAACATTCAGAACAGAACGACCTGTCAACTCAGCCGCTCTCTCTCCTATCTACGATCAT GTAGTCCTGGGTGGTGGGCAGGAGGCCATGGATGTAACCACAACCTCCACCAGAATTGGCAAGTTTGAGGCCAG GTTCTTCCATATTGCCTTTGAAGAGGAGTTTGGAAGAGTCAAGGGTCACTTTGGCCCCATCAACAGTGTTGCTTTCCATCCTGATGGCAAGAG CTACAGCAGTGGTGGGGAGGACGGCTACGTCCGAATTCATTACTTCGATCCACAATACTTCGAGTTTGAGTTTGAAGCGTGA